A DNA window from Longimicrobiales bacterium contains the following coding sequences:
- the rpoZ gene encoding DNA-directed RNA polymerase subunit omega translates to MRVYTPNELANNSGSKYLGVLVAARYARELNALPSDAVPAEVEQKLTTRSLETLCSGSVEFSLVKRRRRGT, encoded by the coding sequence ATGCGAGTTTACACGCCGAACGAGCTGGCGAACAATTCGGGCAGCAAGTACCTCGGCGTTCTGGTCGCTGCACGCTACGCGCGCGAGCTGAACGCACTTCCGTCCGACGCGGTTCCGGCCGAGGTCGAACAGAAGCTCACCACGCGCTCGCTCGAGACACTGTGTTCGGGCAGCGTCGAGTTCTCCCTCGTCAAGCGCCGCCGCCGGGGGACCTGA
- the coaBC gene encoding bifunctional phosphopantothenoylcysteine decarboxylase/phosphopantothenate--cysteine ligase CoaBC: MTGDAGASGRASRPAAGVATGRRPWLGRRVVLGITGGIAAYKSVQLARDLARSGAIVDVIMTRAARQFVGAISFEAVTGRPVLSDILAEGHALDHIRLARDADVVCVAPATADFIARAAAGRSNDLLTAILLATRAPVLVCPAMNDNMWSHAQTAANVTRLREIGYEIVGPATGPLAFGEGTGPGRAEEPDTVLEHIGRALGSDPVWSGRRVVVTAGPTREAVDAVRVLSNRSSGRMGFEIAAAAWRRGADVVLIAGPAHVAPPVGPSLERVETADDMAAAVGAAVAEADVLFMAAAVADFRPASPAAGKMKKQDAPAALPLEPAPDVLRVTRERRRPGAVIVGFALETGDGRDNARGKLRDKGLDLIVLNSADEPGSGFDVDTNRVIVIDEGNEEELPLMSKADVADALLDRVARRLAKHASV; encoded by the coding sequence TTGACTGGCGACGCCGGCGCGTCGGGTCGGGCGAGCCGGCCGGCAGCCGGTGTCGCCACGGGCCGCCGGCCCTGGCTGGGCCGCCGCGTGGTACTCGGTATCACCGGCGGGATCGCTGCTTACAAATCCGTTCAGCTGGCACGCGACCTCGCGCGCTCTGGTGCGATCGTCGATGTCATCATGACTCGCGCCGCACGCCAGTTCGTCGGCGCCATCTCCTTCGAAGCCGTTACGGGGCGCCCGGTCCTCAGTGATATCCTCGCGGAAGGTCATGCCCTCGACCACATCCGCCTCGCCCGCGACGCCGACGTGGTCTGCGTGGCACCCGCCACAGCCGATTTCATTGCTCGGGCCGCGGCCGGCCGTTCCAACGATCTGCTCACCGCCATCCTGCTCGCGACCCGCGCCCCCGTGCTCGTCTGTCCGGCGATGAACGACAACATGTGGTCGCACGCGCAGACCGCTGCCAATGTCACACGCCTCCGCGAGATTGGCTACGAGATCGTCGGTCCCGCCACCGGCCCGCTCGCGTTCGGTGAGGGAACGGGACCGGGCAGGGCGGAGGAGCCGGATACCGTGCTGGAGCACATCGGCCGCGCGCTGGGCTCGGACCCGGTGTGGAGCGGCCGGCGGGTGGTCGTGACCGCCGGTCCGACGCGTGAGGCCGTCGACGCCGTGCGCGTGCTGTCGAACCGGTCGTCCGGACGGATGGGCTTCGAGATTGCCGCCGCCGCATGGCGCCGTGGCGCCGACGTGGTGCTGATTGCGGGTCCCGCTCACGTGGCGCCGCCCGTCGGTCCGTCGCTCGAGCGTGTGGAGACGGCGGACGACATGGCCGCTGCCGTGGGTGCCGCGGTCGCCGAGGCCGATGTCCTTTTCATGGCTGCCGCTGTCGCCGATTTTCGACCGGCCAGCCCGGCAGCGGGGAAGATGAAGAAGCAGGATGCCCCTGCGGCGCTCCCGCTCGAGCCCGCGCCCGACGTACTGCGTGTTACCCGCGAACGCCGCCGCCCCGGCGCCGTGATCGTGGGCTTCGCGCTCGAGACGGGCGACGGCCGGGACAACGCGCGCGGGAAGCTGCGTGACAAAGGGCTCGACCTCATCGTGCTGAACTCGGCCGATGAGCCGGGCTCAGGTTTCGATGTGGATACGAACCGCGTCATCGTCATCGATGAAGGCAATGAAGAGGAGTTGCCCCTGATGTCGAAGGCCGACGTCGCCGACGCACTGCTGGACCGTGTCGCACGCCGGCTCGCGAAGCATGCGTCAGTGTGA
- a CDS encoding uracil-DNA glycosylase: MSIDRALLGRYLRQLADLGVNEIAFDGMTAKQAVQALTSPGSAAGSARAAAVTAGSASAPPVTNTPPSTVPAASSPAADRLAALSNAAAVCTLCGLHAGRSTVVFGEGSATADVVVVGEAPGQEEDRTGRPFVGRAGKLLDLMLASAGFPRAEVYICNVLKCRPPNNRNPLPEEVSPCTTNFLHGQLEAIAPRVLLAVGKFAAQALLDSQESIGRLRGTVHSYRGTPLVVTYHPAYLLRSPQMTRVAWQDFQLVRRVLDEQA; encoded by the coding sequence GTGAGCATCGACCGCGCTCTGCTCGGTCGGTATCTGCGTCAGCTTGCCGACCTCGGTGTGAACGAGATCGCGTTCGATGGCATGACGGCGAAGCAGGCCGTTCAGGCACTGACGAGCCCGGGATCGGCAGCAGGATCGGCGCGTGCGGCTGCGGTTACTGCCGGAAGCGCGAGCGCCCCGCCGGTCACTAACACACCGCCGAGCACGGTCCCGGCTGCGTCATCGCCCGCTGCTGATCGGCTGGCAGCGCTGTCGAACGCTGCGGCAGTGTGTACACTGTGCGGGTTGCACGCCGGTCGGAGTACAGTCGTCTTCGGCGAGGGCAGCGCCACCGCAGACGTGGTGGTCGTGGGCGAGGCCCCGGGACAGGAGGAAGACCGCACAGGAAGGCCTTTCGTCGGCCGGGCCGGCAAGCTGCTGGACCTGATGCTCGCGAGTGCAGGTTTTCCGAGGGCGGAGGTGTATATTTGCAACGTGCTGAAGTGCCGTCCCCCGAACAATCGCAATCCGCTGCCTGAGGAAGTCTCTCCATGCACGACGAATTTCCTGCATGGTCAGCTGGAAGCGATTGCACCTCGGGTGCTGCTCGCGGTCGGGAAGTTTGCCGCGCAGGCGCTGCTCGATTCGCAGGAGAGCATAGGGAGGTTGCGCGGGACGGTGCATTCATACCGCGGTACGCCGCTCGTCGTCACGTATCATCCGGCGTATCTGCTGCGCAGTCCGCAGATGACGCGTGTGGCCTGGCAGGACTTTCAGCTGGTGCGCAGAGTACTCGATGAACAAGCTTGA
- the dnaB gene encoding replicative DNA helicase, with product MNKLDFDTASFARGASTFASSDRQPPYAPEAEISVLGGMLIDGDAVAKALEFVDDTMFYREANRRVFRAMARLFQRGQVIDPVTLGEDLTKTDELEGVGGMSYIAELLDAVPTAANIEYHARIVRERALLRRLIEASSQIIRESYDVGERTVEEILDEAEQRIFQVAQSHEREGFVWIKKILYPTFEKIEQLQAAKGGITGISTGIHDLDEMTGGLQKGDLVIVAARPSMGKTAFVTGVGLHAAITHQTPVAMFSLEMSKQQVVQRMLCSEALVDLGRLLRGRLQDDDFGRLAQAAGHLNTAPVWIDDSGSVNVLEMRAKARRLKADQPDLGLIVIDYIQLMSGGGDAENRQQEVSAISRGLKSLAKELDVPIIALSQLSRAPEQRSDHRPQLSDLRESGSIEQDADLVMFLYRPEYYHTAMEAQEKGIQGKAELIISKQRNGPTGTVELFFRKECARFESFSHAQQH from the coding sequence ATGAACAAGCTTGATTTCGACACCGCGTCGTTTGCGCGCGGAGCATCGACGTTCGCGTCGTCCGATCGACAGCCGCCGTACGCCCCCGAGGCGGAGATCAGCGTGCTGGGCGGCATGCTCATCGATGGAGACGCTGTCGCGAAGGCGCTGGAGTTCGTCGACGACACGATGTTCTATCGTGAGGCCAACCGTCGCGTGTTCCGTGCGATGGCGCGGCTGTTCCAGCGCGGGCAGGTCATCGACCCGGTAACGCTGGGCGAGGATCTGACGAAGACGGACGAGCTGGAGGGCGTCGGCGGCATGTCGTACATCGCCGAGCTGCTGGACGCGGTGCCGACTGCGGCGAACATCGAGTATCATGCCCGTATCGTGCGCGAGCGTGCGCTTCTGCGGCGCCTGATCGAGGCCTCATCACAGATCATCCGCGAGTCGTACGACGTCGGTGAACGGACGGTCGAGGAGATCCTCGATGAGGCCGAGCAGCGCATCTTCCAGGTCGCCCAGTCGCACGAGCGCGAGGGCTTCGTCTGGATCAAGAAGATCCTGTATCCGACGTTCGAGAAGATCGAGCAGCTGCAGGCTGCGAAGGGCGGGATCACCGGCATCTCCACCGGCATTCACGATCTCGACGAGATGACCGGCGGATTGCAGAAAGGCGACCTCGTGATCGTCGCCGCCCGTCCTTCCATGGGAAAGACCGCGTTCGTGACGGGTGTGGGCCTGCACGCCGCAATCACGCATCAGACACCCGTCGCCATGTTCTCGCTGGAAATGTCGAAGCAGCAGGTCGTGCAGCGCATGCTCTGTTCGGAGGCGCTCGTCGATCTCGGACGCCTGCTCCGCGGCCGGCTCCAGGATGACGATTTCGGCCGGCTCGCCCAGGCGGCCGGTCATCTGAACACCGCGCCGGTGTGGATCGATGACTCCGGTTCGGTCAACGTCCTGGAGATGCGTGCGAAGGCGCGACGTCTGAAGGCCGATCAGCCGGACCTCGGCCTGATCGTCATCGACTACATCCAGCTCATGAGCGGCGGCGGCGATGCGGAGAACCGGCAGCAGGAGGTCAGCGCCATCAGCCGCGGCCTCAAGTCGCTCGCCAAGGAGCTGGACGTCCCTATCATCGCGCTGTCCCAGCTCTCACGCGCACCCGAGCAGCGCAGCGACCATCGTCCTCAGCTCTCCGACCTCCGAGAGTCCGGTTCAATCGAGCAGGATGCCGATCTGGTCATGTTCCTCTACCGTCCGGAATACTACCATACGGCGATGGAAGCGCAGGAGAAGGGGATCCAGGGCAAGGCCGAGCTGATCATCTCGAAGCAGCGTAACGGCCCGACCGGCACCGTCGAGCTGTTCTTCCGCAAGGAGTGCGCACGCTTCGAATCCTTCTCGCACGCGCAGCAGCATTAG
- a CDS encoding GxxExxY protein, producing MDSDLNRVTGVIVDSAFRIHSTLGPGLMEHVYETILARDLRRRGLGVERQWSISFDFEGLWFDDACRADLVVERCVVVEIKSVATILARHHKQVLTYLRLLDYRVGLLLNFGAPTMKDGIKRIVHKI from the coding sequence ATGGACAGTGATCTGAATCGGGTTACGGGGGTGATCGTGGATTCGGCGTTCCGGATTCATTCGACGCTCGGGCCGGGGCTGATGGAACATGTCTATGAAACTATCCTCGCGCGGGATCTGCGTCGGCGAGGGCTTGGCGTCGAGCGGCAGTGGAGCATCTCATTCGATTTCGAGGGGTTGTGGTTCGACGATGCCTGTCGTGCGGATCTCGTCGTCGAACGATGCGTTGTCGTGGAGATCAAGTCCGTCGCCACGATTCTGGCGCGGCACCATAAACAAGTCCTCACCTACCTGCGTCTGCTCGATTACCGCGTCGGTCTGCTCCTGAACTTCGGTGCTCCAACGATGAAGGACGGCATCAAACGAATAGTCCACAAAATTTAA
- the radA gene encoding DNA repair protein RadA, translating into MARLKSVYFCIECGNETPRWQGQCPACSAWNTLSEEPRQATRREKRTPSPPTFTAEPVQLEDVTGGETLRWSTGMRELDFVLGGGVVPGSIVLVGGEPGIGKSTLLLQAAARLHAGGRSTLYVSGEESAAQVRMRADRLTESAGQVTFLGETRLESILESMSRQRPDALFVDSIQTVYSDEIDGAAGNVTQVRECAARLQRFAKQSGAAVFLIGHVTKGGSVAGPKTLEHIVDTVLYFEETGQLDHRVLRSTKNRFGAAEEIGVFRMTARGLEPVLNPSELFLQDRASGVSGTAVAAVIEGTRPLLVEVQALCTRASYGAPQRVTTGFDRQRLALLLAVLEKRAGIDFSSLDVFVNVVGGVRIVETASDAALVAALASSVYDRGLNATSVFLGEAGLGGELRPIGQIERRLAEASRMGFERAYVPARAVSAAKQTNIEVTGVNTVGELIAQLFGP; encoded by the coding sequence ATGGCCAGGCTCAAGTCCGTATACTTCTGCATCGAGTGCGGCAACGAGACGCCGCGCTGGCAAGGCCAGTGTCCCGCGTGCAGTGCGTGGAACACACTTTCGGAGGAGCCCAGGCAGGCGACGCGGCGGGAAAAGCGTACCCCGTCCCCGCCGACGTTCACGGCCGAGCCCGTGCAGCTCGAGGATGTGACAGGCGGCGAGACGCTGCGCTGGTCGACCGGCATGCGTGAGCTGGATTTCGTGCTCGGCGGCGGCGTCGTGCCAGGCTCCATCGTGCTGGTCGGAGGCGAGCCCGGGATCGGCAAGAGCACACTTCTGCTGCAGGCTGCGGCGCGCCTTCACGCGGGTGGCCGATCCACGTTGTACGTGTCGGGTGAGGAATCCGCAGCGCAGGTCAGAATGCGGGCCGACCGGCTCACGGAGTCGGCGGGGCAGGTCACGTTCCTGGGCGAGACCCGGCTGGAGTCGATCCTGGAGTCGATGTCACGACAGCGCCCGGACGCTTTGTTCGTGGACTCGATCCAGACGGTCTACAGTGACGAGATCGATGGCGCTGCGGGAAACGTCACGCAGGTGCGCGAGTGTGCCGCCCGACTGCAGCGCTTCGCGAAGCAGTCGGGCGCCGCCGTGTTCCTGATCGGACATGTGACGAAAGGCGGCAGCGTCGCGGGCCCCAAGACGCTCGAGCACATCGTGGATACCGTGCTCTATTTCGAGGAGACCGGCCAGCTGGATCATCGCGTCCTGCGCAGCACGAAGAATCGGTTCGGCGCCGCCGAGGAGATCGGCGTGTTCCGCATGACTGCACGCGGTCTCGAACCGGTGCTCAACCCGTCCGAGCTGTTCCTGCAGGACCGCGCCAGCGGCGTGAGCGGCACTGCCGTCGCCGCGGTGATCGAGGGGACGCGGCCGCTGCTCGTCGAGGTGCAGGCGCTGTGCACGCGGGCGAGCTATGGCGCTCCGCAGCGTGTCACGACGGGCTTCGACAGGCAGCGCCTGGCACTGCTCCTCGCCGTTCTGGAGAAGCGTGCGGGCATCGACTTCAGCTCCCTCGATGTCTTCGTGAACGTCGTTGGCGGCGTCCGCATCGTCGAGACCGCGTCGGACGCGGCCCTCGTCGCCGCCCTCGCGTCCAGCGTGTACGACCGCGGACTGAATGCGACGTCGGTATTCCTGGGCGAGGCCGGCCTCGGTGGCGAGCTGCGTCCCATCGGTCAGATCGAGCGGCGTCTCGCCGAAGCGTCGCGCATGGGCTTCGAGCGCGCCTACGTGCCGGCGCGAGCGGTATCGGCGGCGAAGCAGACGAACATCGAAGTGACAGGTGTGAATACGGTCGGTGAGCTCATTGCACAGCTGTTCGGCCCGTGA
- the ispD gene encoding 2-C-methyl-D-erythritol 4-phosphate cytidylyltransferase — protein MRRIAVVIPAGGAGRRMGGVAKPLLELSGRPLLQRSMQPFLDRADVHWVVVALPAELAAAPPHWLMNDQRIDIVTGGAERGDSVRNALAAVPVEADIVLVHDAARPLVSAAVIERCVAAAADGRSAIAALPVIDTIKEVDEGGRITGTPDRRALWAAQTPQAFPADVLREAHARAAADGVSATDDAALVARYGGKVVVVEGAPENLKVTTPTDIAIAETLLARQ, from the coding sequence GTGAGGCGTATCGCGGTCGTCATTCCTGCCGGCGGTGCGGGGCGACGCATGGGCGGTGTCGCGAAGCCGCTCCTCGAGCTTTCCGGCCGGCCGCTGCTCCAGCGCAGCATGCAGCCGTTTCTCGACCGTGCCGACGTTCACTGGGTGGTCGTCGCGCTGCCCGCCGAGCTCGCCGCAGCACCGCCGCACTGGCTCATGAATGATCAGCGCATCGACATCGTGACCGGGGGTGCGGAGAGAGGCGACTCCGTGCGTAATGCGCTCGCGGCCGTGCCTGTCGAGGCGGACATCGTTCTCGTCCACGATGCCGCACGTCCGCTCGTCTCCGCTGCGGTGATCGAGCGCTGTGTCGCTGCCGCCGCGGATGGGCGGTCAGCGATTGCCGCCCTGCCCGTCATCGACACGATCAAGGAGGTCGATGAAGGTGGACGCATCACGGGCACTCCGGACCGGCGCGCGCTCTGGGCCGCGCAGACGCCGCAGGCTTTCCCGGCAGACGTCCTTCGCGAGGCGCACGCGCGCGCGGCCGCGGACGGCGTGTCTGCGACGGATGATGCGGCTCTCGTCGCACGGTACGGTGGCAAGGTAGTTGTCGTCGAGGGGGCGCCAGAGAACCTGAAGGTGACGACGCCGACAGATATCGCCATCGCCGAAACACTGCTCGCCCGGCAATGA
- a CDS encoding L-threonylcarbamoyladenylate synthase, producing the protein MRSLPVRTAVEIAAALPVVLDHLGRDGLIAYPTETVYGFGGAVTSAAVAALRGLKRREPLKSFLLLVDGPDQVHGVRWSDTSRAIASRFWPGPLTLALPAEEGTFPEGIISAEGVVALRASPHPFVRALTRAWGGAITSTSANAPGSPPARDAAAAVAALQALDASDVLVLDGGTLPESPSSTILAVEDHTARILRAGAVATEDLRNQLAGIGIDVR; encoded by the coding sequence ATGAGATCGCTGCCCGTTCGGACCGCCGTGGAGATCGCGGCGGCGCTGCCTGTCGTGCTCGACCATCTTGGCCGCGACGGCCTCATCGCGTATCCGACCGAGACGGTGTACGGTTTCGGCGGTGCGGTCACGTCGGCCGCGGTCGCCGCCCTGCGGGGGTTGAAGAGGCGAGAGCCGCTCAAGTCGTTCCTGCTGCTCGTCGATGGCCCCGATCAGGTGCATGGCGTGCGCTGGTCGGACACGTCCCGGGCCATCGCTTCGCGATTCTGGCCGGGTCCCCTGACCCTGGCGCTGCCGGCGGAGGAGGGCACGTTTCCTGAAGGCATCATCTCCGCGGAAGGAGTCGTCGCACTGCGCGCGTCGCCACATCCGTTCGTGCGGGCTCTGACGCGGGCGTGGGGCGGAGCGATCACGTCCACGAGCGCGAACGCGCCCGGCTCACCGCCCGCGCGGGATGCCGCAGCCGCAGTCGCGGCATTGCAGGCGCTCGACGCGAGCGATGTGCTCGTCCTCGATGGCGGGACATTGCCTGAATCGCCGTCCTCCACCATTCTCGCAGTGGAGGACCATACCGCCCGTATTCTGCGCGCCGGGGCGGTCGCAACGGAAGATCTGCGGAACCAGCTGGCAGGGATCGGAATCGATGTCCGGTAG
- a CDS encoding low molecular weight protein arginine phosphatase, whose product MSGSSVPPRAGGTTYNLLFVCSGNTCRSPMAEAIARDLLRERGWRHVDVGSAGTGAVVGSAASPEAVDVAREHGLELDSHASQPLTAELVQWADLVLVMGTSHMHVVRELGGGDKVSLVTEFVEGEGYAQPVADPFGGDHEHYREAFEQIEAAVAGLLDRLEPILSP is encoded by the coding sequence ATGTCCGGTAGTTCAGTGCCGCCCCGCGCCGGGGGTACGACGTACAATCTGTTGTTCGTGTGCAGCGGCAATACGTGTCGCAGCCCGATGGCGGAGGCGATCGCACGCGATCTCCTGCGCGAGCGCGGCTGGAGACATGTCGACGTGGGCTCCGCCGGCACCGGCGCCGTGGTCGGATCGGCCGCATCGCCTGAAGCCGTGGATGTGGCACGCGAACACGGTCTGGAGCTGGACTCACATGCGTCCCAGCCGCTCACTGCCGAGCTGGTCCAGTGGGCGGATCTGGTGCTCGTCATGGGAACATCGCACATGCACGTCGTGCGGGAGCTGGGTGGGGGAGACAAGGTATCGCTGGTCACGGAGTTCGTGGAAGGTGAGGGGTACGCGCAACCCGTGGCGGATCCGTTCGGCGGTGACCACGAGCATTATCGCGAAGCGTTCGAGCAGATCGAGGCGGCGGTAGCGGGCCTGCTCGACCGGCT